Proteins co-encoded in one Prunus persica cultivar Lovell chromosome G6, Prunus_persica_NCBIv2, whole genome shotgun sequence genomic window:
- the LOC109949672 gene encoding uncharacterized protein LOC109949672, which yields MSTAIKSLENQVGQIVASLSQRELGKLPSQVIPDPNGGHAAKAITLRSGKEVEKDDNEERNSTKTMAAPSPKLTVPSDNSKLSSLVNHSITSKVPFPRRFLNSMKEQVSKDILETFRKVQVNIPLLDAIQQIPSYAKFLKELCTNKRKFKEHETMALSEEVSAVLLRELKKTSVSIQLADRSIKYPKGVLEDVLVKVNELIFPTDFLVLEMEEVPIPGKDLPLILRRPFMRTARTKIGEYEGTLTMAIDEETMEFKVFDALKYPNDDHACFSIDVLEQMGPQVELKPLPENLKYAYLGDEKTLPVIIASNLSASEKDKLIQV from the exons ATGTCTACAGCAATCAAGAGCCTTGAAAACCAAGTTGGACAAATTGTAGCCTCCTTGAGTCAAAGAGAGCTAGGAAAGCTTCCAAGCCAAGTAATTCCAGATCCTAATGGAGGCCATGCAGCAAAGGCGATTACTCTTCGAAGTGGAAAAGAGGTGGAAAAGGATGACAATGAGGAGAGAAATTCAACCAAAACTATGGCTGCCCCCTCTCCTAAGCTTACGGTTCCAAGTGACAACTCTAAGTTAAGTTCTCTTGTGAATCATTCGATTACTTCAAAGGTTCCTTTTCCTCGTAGGTTTTTGAATTCAATGAAGGAGCAAGTTTCAAAGGATATCCTAGAGACTTTTCGAAAAGTGCAAGTGAACATTCCCTTGCTCGATGCAATCCAACAAATTCCAAGCTATGCAAAATTCCTCAAAGAACTTTGTACAAATAAGAGGAAGTTCAAGGAGCATGAAACCATGGCCTTAAGTGAAGAAGTCTCGGCCGTGCTCTTGC GTGAGCTTAAGAAGACTTCCGTGAGCATACAATTGGCTGATCGATCAATCAAATATCCTAAGGGAGTGTTGGAAGACGTTTTGGTCAAGGTGAATGAGCTAATTTTTCCAACTGACTTTCTAGTGCTTGAGATGGAGGAAGTTCCTATTCCTGGAAAAGACCTTCCATTGATTCTAAGACGTCCATTCATGAGAACAGCAAGGACAAAAATTGGTGAGTATGAAGGCACTCTCACAATGGCAATCGATGAGGAAACTATGGAGTTTAAGGTATTTGATGCTTTAAAATATCCTAATGATGATCATGCTTGTTTTTCCATAGATGTACTTGAGCAGATG GGCCCACAGGTTGAGCTAAAACCCCTTCCGGAGAATTtgaaatatgcatatttaggTGACGAAAAGACACTGCCTGTGATCATTGCTTCTAATTTGAGTGCATCTGAAAAAGACAAATTAATTCAAGTTTAA